The Kribbella amoyensis genomic sequence AGTTGCTGCGCTCACCCCAGTGCTTGTCCACCTCCTGCAGGCCGACCACGTCCGCGTCGGAGGACTCGATCACGGCGGCGATCCGCTCGAGGTCGAGGACGCCGTCGACCCCGGCGCCGTGATGGATGTTGTAGGTGATGGCCTTGACGGTGGGGCCATGACCGGCGGGAGCCGCGGCGGCCGCGGTCGGAGCCAGCATCAGCAGGCCCGCGAAGGCGACCAGCAGGCGGCGGGGAAGTCTACGCATGGGCTCCATCCTGGCCCGATCACGGCGACCCCCGCACGACGTACGGGTGTCGCCGAAACCGCTGGTCCTAGCGCTGGACCGCGAGTCGCGCGACCGCGCCCTTGGCTCCGGAGGCCCAGCAGGCCGCCTTCGGACCGTGGCCCGCGCACTCGACGCTGTCGAAGCTGCCGTCGGAGAACTGGGTCCAGCTCCGGCCTCCGTCGACGCTGTAGTCGCTCCCCGACGGACCGACCGCGATCACGCTCGCCAGTGTCCCCGGGACGAACGCCGAGCCGCTGCGGTACCCCTTCGGCGCCTTGTCGGCCGGGACCAGCTGCCAGGACCGGCCGCCGTCGTACGTGACCGACGCGGCCTTCACCGCCTCGGTCGGCTTCTCGAAGTCACCGCCGACCGCGACGCCGAACAGCGGCCCGCGGAACGCCAGGCTGAAGATCCCCGCCGCTGCCCCACTGGCCATCGGCGAGTCGGTCACCTTCCACGTCCGCCCACCGTCGATCGTCCGGAACACCCGCGGCCGGTCACCGCCACCGGTCGCGAACCATGCGGTCCGGCCGGGCCCGGCGACCAGGCAGGTCCCGCTCGCGGCGAAGGCGAACTCCCCCGGCAACGCGGCCGGCATCCCGGCCGACGGCTGGATCTGCCACGACTTGCCGCCGTCCGCGGTCGCCGCGATCCGGAACCTGCCGTCCACCGGGTCGCTCAGCGCGAGCCCGTGCCGCTGGTCGTTGAAGTCGAGGCAGTCGTAAAACGCGTTCGGGTCGGTGTTGCGGAACGACTCGGCCCAGCTCCTGCCGCCGTCGGTGGTCCGGTACACCCGCGAGTCCTCGCCCGGCCCGATCGCCAGGATCACCGCCCGCTGGGCATCGAACGCCTCCACGTCGCGGAACTGCAGCGCCTCCGCACCGGCCGGGCTGACGTTCTGCCAACTCGCCCCGCCGTCCACGGTCCGCAGTACCTGCCCGGCACTCCCCGCGACCCAGGCGACGTCCTTGCTCACCGCGGCGAGCCCGCGGAACTGGGAAGCACTCCCGGTGGGCTTGAGCTCCCACTGGTACGAAGGCTGGGGCCGGCCGGCGGCCGAGGGACCGGCAGCCTGGGCAGACGTCAACGGGGACAGGGCGATCAGGACTCCGGCCGCGAGGGCGGCGCTGCGCAGCGTCTTCATGGGCGGCAACGTAGTACACCCGGCAGACCTTTCGACAGACGCTGCACGAGGTCTTGAACCCACCTCGTCCTGCTGTCACCCTGAGCCATCTCCCCGGCCGGGTGCGGGGGCCTTCGTGAAGGAGCCGGAGATGGACGACTCCGTACTGACCTCGGTCCTGCTGCCGGTGGCGCTGGCGATCATCATGCTCGGGCTCGGCTTGTCCCTGACCGTCGCGGACTTCGCCCGGGTGCTGAAGATGCCGCGGGCCGTGCTGGTGGCGCTCGCGGTCCAGGTCGTGCTGCTGCCGGTGATCTGCTTCGGCCTGGTCAAGGCGTTCGGGCTGGCCCCGGCGCTCGCGGTCGGGATGATGCTGTTGGTCGCGTCACCGGGCGGCACCACCGCGAACCTGTTCAGCCATCTGGCCGGCGGCGACGTCGCGCTGAACGTGACGCTGACCGCGGTGAACTCCGTCCTCGCCGTCGTCACCCTGCCGATCGTGGTGAACCTGTCGCTCGCGCACTTCCTCGGCGACGGCCAGATCGGGCTGCAACCGGCCAAGATGCTGCAGGTGTTCGCGATCGTGCTCGTCCCGGTCGCGCTGGGGATGCTGCTGCGGTCCCGGCGGCCGGTGTTCGCCGAGCGGATGGCGCGGCCGGTCAAACTGGGCTCGATCGTCGTGCTCGCGCTGGTGATCTTCGCCGCCGTCTGGACCGAACGCGACGACGTCCTCGGCTATCTCGCCGAGGTGGGCCTGATCGCCCTGCTGCTCAACGTCCTCAGCCTCGCCTTCGGGTACGTCGTGCCGCGGCTGACCGGTTTGCCGGACCGGCAGGCCGTCGCGTGCTCGATGGAGATCGGCATCCACAACGCCACCCTCGCCCTCACCATCGCGCTCAGCCCGGCCCTGCTCGGCAACAGCGAGATGTCCATTCCGGTCGCGGTGTACGGCATCGTGATGTTCTTCCCGACCGGCCTGTTCGCGTACTGGCTGAGCCGGCGGCCGGCCCGGGTGGTCGCGCGAGGTTAGTTGCTCAGAGCTACTGATTTCGATCGGCGTCCTGACCGACCACGCGGAGCAGGTCCGACGACCAGCGGGTCTCGATGTCGGTCACCTCGATCTCCAGCACCTCGACCCCCCAGGCCGCGGTCACCTCGCTGATCCGGCCGGGCAGCACGTTCTCCGCCTCGGCCCGGGCGGCGAGCAGATCGGCCAGCGTCGTCTGCCCGACCTGCCGGGTGAGCGCGTCCTCCACCGTCGCGGCCGTCGTCCCGAACGGGTCGGACGAGCGGGCCGGGTCGGCGATCCGGCAGACCACCGTGGCGATCAGGCGGACGGGGAGACCGTCCCGGCTCAGCGTCGACACCACCAGCGGCAGCCGCACCGGAAGCCGCGGGACCGTGGTCACCCTGTCGATCCCCGGCACCCGGAAGACCAGACCGGGGCCCGCGACCCGGACCACCCGGCCGAACCGCCGAACCACGGCCTGCTGGTCGGCCGCGACACTGCGGACGCTCGCGAACAGGACCGCCACCACCCCGAGTCCGGCGACGACCAGCCAGAGCGCGGGCCCGGTCAGGCCCGTGTCGGTGATCGTCGACAGCGGCACGGGCGCCTCCCTCGGATCGCGTGGCTGGTGCGGCCGGTCGCCGATCCACCCCGTTGGGAGGGAGGCGGCCCGGGTCCCGGCCGCACAACCAGTGTTTCCCGGGCCGAGGTCGCGCGGTATGAGTGCTACCACCCACTTTTGCCCGGAACCGCCGGAGCCTCGTGGACAACCGGTACGGCGATGGGCCAGGCTGAAACGGTGAAGGCCGGGACTGGATTGCCGCTGTACTGGAGGGTCTGCCTGATCAACGGGGTGGTGTTCCTGCTGGGCACCGTCGCGTTGGCGTTGTCACCGGCAACGGTTTCGGCGCGGGTGCTGGTGTCCGAGGCGATCGTCCTGGTGTTCGGCCTGGCCATCATCGTGACGCTCAACTCGTTGCTGCTACGGAACTCGCTGGCCCCGCTGGACAAGCTGATCCGGATGATGGAGAAGGTCGACCTGCAGCATCCGGGGCAGCGCATCCCGGAGCACGACAACGGCGCCGTCGGTCACCTGGTGAAGAGCTTCAACGAGATGCTGACCCGGCTGGAGACCGAGCGCCGGATGAGCAACGCCAAGGCGCTGGCCGCGCAGGAGGCCGAGCGGCACCGGATCGCGCAGGAGCTGCACGACGAGATCGGCCAGAGCTTCACCGCGGTCCTGCTCGGCCTCAAGCAGGTCGCCGACCGGGCCTCGGCCGACG encodes the following:
- a CDS encoding SPFH domain-containing protein translates to MPLSTITDTGLTGPALWLVVAGLGVVAVLFASVRSVAADQQAVVRRFGRVVRVAGPGLVFRVPGIDRVTTVPRLPVRLPLVVSTLSRDGLPVRLIATVVCRIADPARSSDPFGTTAATVEDALTRQVGQTTLADLLAARAEAENVLPGRISEVTAAWGVEVLEIEVTDIETRWSSDLLRVVGQDADRNQ
- a CDS encoding bile acid:sodium symporter family protein, with protein sequence MDDSVLTSVLLPVALAIIMLGLGLSLTVADFARVLKMPRAVLVALAVQVVLLPVICFGLVKAFGLAPALAVGMMLLVASPGGTTANLFSHLAGGDVALNVTLTAVNSVLAVVTLPIVVNLSLAHFLGDGQIGLQPAKMLQVFAIVLVPVALGMLLRSRRPVFAERMARPVKLGSIVVLALVIFAAVWTERDDVLGYLAEVGLIALLLNVLSLAFGYVVPRLTGLPDRQAVACSMEIGIHNATLALTIALSPALLGNSEMSIPVAVYGIVMFFPTGLFAYWLSRRPARVVARG
- a CDS encoding WD40/YVTN/BNR-like repeat-containing protein; this encodes MKTLRSAALAAGVLIALSPLTSAQAAGPSAAGRPQPSYQWELKPTGSASQFRGLAAVSKDVAWVAGSAGQVLRTVDGGASWQNVSPAGAEALQFRDVEAFDAQRAVILAIGPGEDSRVYRTTDGGRSWAESFRNTDPNAFYDCLDFNDQRHGLALSDPVDGRFRIAATADGGKSWQIQPSAGMPAALPGEFAFAASGTCLVAGPGRTAWFATGGGDRPRVFRTIDGGRTWKVTDSPMASGAAAGIFSLAFRGPLFGVAVGGDFEKPTEAVKAASVTYDGGRSWQLVPADKAPKGYRSGSAFVPGTLASVIAVGPSGSDYSVDGGRSWTQFSDGSFDSVECAGHGPKAACWASGAKGAVARLAVQR
- a CDS encoding HAMP domain-containing sensor histidine kinase — its product is MKAGTGLPLYWRVCLINGVVFLLGTVALALSPATVSARVLVSEAIVLVFGLAIIVTLNSLLLRNSLAPLDKLIRMMEKVDLQHPGQRIPEHDNGAVGHLVKSFNEMLTRLETERRMSNAKALAAQEAERHRIAQELHDEIGQSFTAVLLGLKQVADRASADVLPEVQLVQEQTRAGLEEVRQVARRLRPGVLEDLGLHNALVALSNDFAPAGLRIRRTFTPGLPELDSDAELVVYRIAQEALTNVARHAQANSVELSLTRKGNDVVLSVKDNGRGLRGQPEGAGIGGMRERALIVGGDLELTSGPTGGTEVRLTLPTEGSR